The following coding sequences lie in one Apium graveolens cultivar Ventura chromosome 3, ASM990537v1, whole genome shotgun sequence genomic window:
- the LOC141713063 gene encoding zinc transporter 1-like — protein sequence MVSYQVCCKNYMMIICLLVLLPTTVLANYKCEEEAGQHHNRHEALKFKLIAIATILVAGGIGVSLPQLGKKVSALNPENDIFFMIKAFAAGVILATGFVHILPEAFSTLTSPCIQNTWKKFPFAGFVAMMSSIGTLIVDTVAAGYYRRSNFKKDKQAVLDEEMVQDNEHEIHVHNHPHASHSHARGSALLSQDEQRKLTDLTRHRVISQVLELGIIVHSIIIGVTLGASESPDTIRTLLAALSFHQFFEGLGLGGCISQAKFKSLHSTIMTVFFSLTTPMGIAIGIGISHVYRENTPTALIVQGIFNSASAGILIYMALVDLLAADFMDQRMQSNARLQVAANISLLLGASSMSVLAIWA from the exons ATGGTTTCTTATCAAGTTTGTTGCAAAAACTATATGATGATTATATGTCTTCTTGTTCTGCTGCCCACCACAGTGTTGGCAAATTACAAATGTGAAGAGGAAGCTGGACAACATCATAACAGACACGAGGCCCTTAAATTTAAACTCATCGCTATAGCCACAATCCTGGTTGCTGGTGGGATAGGAGTCAGCCTTCCGCAGCTTGGGAAGAAAGTAAGTGCATTGAATCCAGAGAACGATATCTTCTTCATGATCAAGGCTTTTGCAGCTGGCGTGATTCTGGCAACTGGATTCGTTCACATACTACCAGAAGCATTCAGCACTCTGACATCACCGTGTATTCAGAACACGTGGAAAAAGTTTCCATTTGCAGGGTTTGTTGCAATGATGTCTTCAATTGGAACATTGATTGTAGACACGGTAGCAGCTGGTTACTACAGAAGGTCAAACTTTAAAAAAGATAAGCAAGCAGTTTTAGATGAAGAAATGGTTCAAGACAATGAACATGAGATTCATGTACACAATCATCCTCATGCTAGTCATAGTCATGCTCGTGGCTCTGCattgctttctcaagatgaacAACGTAAGTTAACTGATCTTACAAGGCATCGTGTCATATCTCAA GTTCTGGAATTAGGAATAATTGTTCATTCAATAATCATTGGAGTCACCTTGGGAGCTTCTGAAAGCCCAGACACAATAAGGACTCTCCTTGCAGCACTgtcttttcatcaattttttgAGGGCCTGGGACTTGGGGGGTGTATCTCGCAG GCCAAGTTCAAATCTCTGCACTCGACAATAATGACTGTATTTTTCTCCCTCACCACTCCCATGGGAATTGCTATTGGTATCGGAATATCTCACGTGTACAGAGAAAATACCCCCACTGCTCTAATTGTTCAAGGGATATTCAATTCAGCTTCTGCGGGGATACTAATTTATATGGCCCTTGTCGACCTACTAGCAGCAGATTTCATGGATCAAAGGATGCAAAGCAATGCAAGGCTTCAAGTAGCAGCAAACATTTCACTACTTCTAGGAGCTTCTAGTATGTCTGTTTTGGCCATCTGGGCTTGA
- the LOC141713062 gene encoding pentatricopeptide repeat-containing protein At1g79490, mitochondrial → MMFRNFLLSRNIKQTKYIFNTFCSFQENPRLNSCLFSEHLINFGFLSGGLNVKNVRTYCAGENGDGSNEWTEDIDYLDESGKILYRGKGIRSVEPGIDDHVMVGGIKRPFLNASAVAKIVEIVKRWRWGPDMETQLDKLQFVPNMVHVTQALKVVGDGDACLSLFRWAKRQVWYKPSDDCYATLFDTLNVSRDFDGIQAMFDELIVDSEKSGVSDTFSSYNKVIQYLAKAEKLEVSFCCYKKIQESNCNIDTQTYNCLITLFLNKGLPYKAFEIYESMELAGCSLDGSTNELMIPSLAKSGRLDAASKLFQEMKAKGLRPGYAIFAALVDSMGKAGRLDTSMKVYMEMQGFGIRPSATMFVSLIDSFVKAGKLETALKLWDEMKKAGFRPNYGLYTMIVESHAKSGKLEIAMSVFSDMEKAGFLPTPSTYSCLLEMHAATGQVDFAMKLYNSMTNAGLRPGLSTYTSLLTLLSKKKLVDMAAKVLLEMKAMGYSVDVSASDVLMVYIKDASVDLALRWLRFMGSSGIRTNNFIVRQLFESCMKSGLYESAKPLLETYVNSAAKVDLILYTSILAHLVRCQEEDNEKHLMLILSTTRHKAHTFMCGLFTGPEQRKQPVLSFVREFFQGIDYEMEEGAAKYFVNVLLNYLVLMGQINRARCVWKVAYENKLFPKAIVFDQHIAWSLDVRNLSVGAALIAVVHTLHRFRKRMLYYGVVPRRIKLVTGPTLKIVIAQMLSSVESPFEVSKVVLRAPGDSVLEWFKKPIVQQFLLNEIPSRADILMHKLNTVFPSSAPELRSLSPPKALISGRAV, encoded by the coding sequence ATGATGTTCCGCAACTTTCTGCTATCTAGAAATATCAAACAGACCAAATACATTTTTAACACTTTTTGTTCGTTTCAAGAAAATCCCAGATTAAATTCTTGTTTATTCAGCGAGCATTTGATAAACTTTGGATTTTTAAGTGGTGGGTTGAATGTAAAAAATGTTAGAACTTATTGTGCTGGTGAAAATGGTGATGGGTCTAATGAATGGACTGAAGATATAGATTATTTAGATGAATCAGGGAAGATTCTTTATAGGGGTAAGGGGATTAGGTCTGTTGAGCCTGGAATTGATGACCATGTAATGGTTGGAGGGATTAAGAGGCCTTTTCTGAATGCTTCGGCGGTTGCGAAAATTGTTGAGATTGTTAAGAGGTGGAGATGGGGGCCTGATATGGAGACCCAATTGGATAAGTTACAGTTTGTGCCAAATATGGTTCATGTTACGCAGGCTTTGAAGGTTGTGGGAGATGGGGATGCGTGTTTGAGTTTGTTTAGGTGGGCTAAGAGGCAGGTTTGGTATAAACCAAGTGATGATTGTTATGCTACTTTGTTTGATACGTTGAATGTAAGTAGAGATTTTGATGGGATTCAGGCGATGTTTGATGAGTTGATTGTTGATTCGGAGAAAAGTGGGGTATCAGATACGTTTAGTTCGTATAATAAGGTTATTCAGTATTTAGCTAAAGCTGAGAAATTGGAGGTGTCTTTTTGTTGTTATAAGAAGATTCAGGAGTCTAATTGTAATATCGATACTCAAACATATAATTGTCTTATAACTTTGTTTCTAAACAAGGGGTTACCGTATAAAGCATTTGAGATATACGAAAGCATGGAACTAGCTGGATGTTCTTTAGATGGATCAACAAATGAGTTGATGATACCAAGCTTGGCTAAATCAGGGCGTTTAGATGCTGCATCCAAGCTCTTCCAGGAGATGAAAGCGAAAGGCCTGCGTCCTGGATATGCAATATTTGCTGCACTTGTTGATTCGATGGGTAAGGCGGGGAGGTTGGACACATCAATGAAGGTGTACATGGAAATGCAAGGGTTTGGGATTAGGCCATCTGCGACCATGTTCGTTTCATTAATTGATTCATTTGTTAAAGCTGGGAAATTAGAGACAGCTCTGAAACTTTGGGATGAGATGAAGAAAGCAGGATTTCGACCTAATTATGGACTTTATACGATGATTGTTGAGTCACATGCAAAGTCAGGGAAGCTTGAGATAGCAATGTCTGTCTTTTCAGATATGGAAAAGGCCGGATTTCTGCCCACTCCATCTACCTATTCTTGTCTCTTGGAGATGCATGCTGCTACTGGTCAAGTAGATTTTGCCATGAAGCTGTATAATTCGATGACGAATGCTGGTCTTCGACCAGGACTGAGTACTTATACTTCTTTGTTGACACTGCTATCTAAAAAAAAGCTTGTGGATATGGCTGCAAAAGTTTTACTTGAAATGAAGGCCATGGGATATTCTGTTGATGTTAGTGCTAGTGATGTTCTGATGGTTTATATCAAGGATGCTTCAGTTGATCTTGCCCTGAGATGGTTACGTTTTATGGGTTCGTCGGGTATAAGAACTAATAACTTTATAGTGAGGCAGCTCTTTGAGTCATGCATGAAGAGTGGTCTGTATGAGTCTGCTAAACCTCTGCTTGAAACTTATGTGAATTCTGCTGCAAAGGTTGATCTAATACTTTACACATCAATATTAGCTCATCTTGTAAGATGTCAGGAAGAGGACAATGAGAAGCATCTGATGTTGATCCTCAGTACTACGAGGCATAAAGCTCACACATTCATGTGCGGTCTTTTTACAGGCCCAGAACAGAGGAAGCAGCCAGTTTTATCTTTCGTGAGAGAATTTTTCCAGGGTATTGATTATGAGATGGAAGAAGGAGCTGCAAAGTACTTCGTTAATGTTCTCCTTAATTATCTTGTTCTAATGGGCCAGATAAACCGCGCACGTTGTGTGTGGAAAGTTGCCTATGAAAACAAGCTTTTCCCAAAGGCAATTGTTTTTGATCAGCATATTGCTTGGTCCCTTGATGTCAGAAATTTGTCAGTTGGGGCTGCTCTTATAGCAGTTGTTCACACTCTTCATCGCTTTAGGAAGCGGATGTTATACTATGGTGTTGTTCCTCGGCGCATCAAGCTGGTCACTGGACCAACATTGAAAATTGTGATTGCACAAATGCTTAGTTCGGTGGAATCACCATTTGAGGTTAGTAAGGTTGTACTAAGGGCCCCTGGGGATTCAGTCTTGGAGTGGTTTAAGAAGCCTATAGTTCAGCAATTTCTTTTAAATGAGATACCATCAAGGGCTGATATTCTGATGCACAAGCTTAATACCGTTTTCCCTAGTTCTGCACCTGAACTTAGATCTTTATCACCTCCTAAAGCTCTTATATCCGGAAGAGCGGTGTAA